From a single Micromonospora carbonacea genomic region:
- the rfaE2 gene encoding D-glycero-beta-D-manno-heptose 1-phosphate adenylyltransferase — MAGAAAEERRLATVVESWLGRPVLVIGDAMLDEWRFAESDRLCREAPAPVLTLRRRISAAGGAANTAVNVAALGGRAVLVAPVGADVAGDELHDCLDRAGVWDRTVAQPGRHTPVKRRMLAGNQILLREDSGDPDDALDTDGVQRLLTALECATEELRAAAGGETPTLVVCDYGLGALPAPVRAWLVAARDRYATIALDAHDLADWRGLAPTVVTPSFAEATRLLARAASRTDSHLHLDHPAADPTDGPSELSVGTAPGAAGSPAVSAPAGMPGAGARGAEVPGAGVPGAGVPGAGVPGAGVPGAGVPGAAPPPAGTSLGPPTGGTGEPTPGEDRVAMTGDGLSVTGTGVTVSALAGEGVDRAVLAEARLAELRAHTGADVVAVTLDTEGAVVGGADGASRRSHSTPVPASHAVGAGDAYLAAMTLALAAAAPLPTAAQLAQLAATITVSDTGTCVCRREDLLHALGARGDDAGHPVLVAPDELAAIVEAQRGAGRAVVFTNGCFDVLHPGHVRYLEQARALGDLLVVAVNSDGSVRRLKGPDRPVNPVEDRVALLAALGCVDHVVIFEEDSPAGLIEVVRPDVYVKGGDYPPEMVPEAPLVRRLGGQVRTLGYVPDRSTSAIIDRIRAHGHPATPVEPEQVDARRHAAVPVEPEQVEALRHPATPGEPEQVDARGSRASTPGRPA, encoded by the coding sequence ATGGCAGGAGCAGCAGCGGAAGAGCGCCGGCTCGCCACCGTCGTGGAGAGCTGGCTGGGCCGCCCCGTGCTGGTGATCGGCGACGCCATGCTCGACGAGTGGCGGTTCGCCGAGTCCGACCGGCTCTGCCGGGAGGCCCCGGCCCCCGTCCTCACCCTGCGCCGGCGCATCTCGGCGGCCGGCGGGGCGGCGAACACCGCCGTCAACGTGGCCGCCCTCGGCGGACGGGCGGTGCTGGTCGCCCCGGTCGGCGCGGACGTCGCCGGGGACGAGCTGCACGACTGCCTCGACCGGGCCGGGGTCTGGGACCGCACGGTCGCCCAGCCCGGCCGGCACACCCCGGTGAAGCGGCGGATGCTCGCGGGCAACCAGATCCTGCTGCGCGAGGACTCCGGCGACCCCGACGACGCGCTCGACACCGACGGGGTGCAGCGGCTGCTGACCGCGCTGGAATGCGCCACCGAGGAGCTGCGGGCCGCCGCCGGCGGCGAGACGCCCACCCTGGTCGTCTGCGACTACGGGCTGGGCGCGCTGCCTGCGCCCGTCCGCGCCTGGCTGGTCGCCGCCCGCGACCGGTACGCCACGATCGCCCTCGACGCGCACGACCTGGCCGACTGGCGAGGGCTCGCGCCGACCGTGGTCACCCCGAGCTTCGCGGAGGCGACCCGGCTGCTCGCCCGCGCCGCCTCGCGTACCGACTCGCACCTGCACCTGGACCACCCGGCGGCCGACCCGACGGACGGGCCCTCGGAGCTGAGCGTGGGCACCGCGCCGGGCGCGGCGGGTTCCCCGGCGGTCTCCGCGCCGGCCGGGATGCCGGGGGCCGGGGCGCGAGGGGCCGAAGTGCCGGGGGCCGGAGTACCGGGGGCCGGAGTACCGGGGGCCGGAGTACCGGGGGCCGGAGTACCGGGGGCCGGAGTACCGGGGGCCGCGCCGCCGCCGGCCGGGACGTCGCTCGGCCCGCCCACCGGCGGGACCGGCGAGCCGACGCCCGGCGAGGACCGGGTGGCGATGACCGGCGACGGGCTCAGCGTCACCGGGACCGGCGTGACCGTGAGCGCGCTGGCCGGCGAGGGGGTGGACCGGGCCGTGCTGGCCGAGGCCCGCCTCGCCGAGCTGCGCGCACACACCGGGGCGGACGTGGTCGCGGTGACCCTGGACACCGAGGGCGCGGTGGTCGGCGGCGCGGACGGTGCCTCCCGGCGCAGCCACAGCACCCCGGTCCCGGCGAGCCACGCCGTCGGCGCGGGGGACGCCTACCTGGCCGCGATGACGCTGGCGCTGGCCGCCGCCGCGCCCCTGCCGACCGCCGCGCAGCTCGCCCAGCTCGCCGCCACCATCACCGTGTCGGACACCGGCACCTGCGTGTGCCGACGGGAGGACCTGCTGCACGCGCTCGGCGCGCGCGGCGACGACGCCGGGCACCCCGTGCTGGTGGCCCCGGACGAGCTGGCGGCGATCGTGGAGGCCCAGCGCGGCGCGGGCCGGGCGGTGGTCTTCACCAACGGCTGCTTCGACGTGCTGCACCCGGGGCACGTGCGCTACCTGGAGCAGGCGCGGGCCCTCGGGGACCTGCTGGTGGTGGCGGTCAACTCCGACGGCAGCGTACGCCGGTTGAAGGGCCCGGACCGGCCGGTCAACCCGGTGGAGGACCGGGTCGCCCTGCTCGCCGCCCTGGGCTGCGTGGACCATGTGGTGATCTTCGAGGAGGACTCCCCGGCGGGCCTGATCGAGGTCGTCCGCCCCGACGTGTACGTCAAGGGCGGCGACTACCCGCCGGAGATGGTGCCGGAGGCCCCGCTGGTGCGCCGGCTCGGCGGCCAGGTCCGCACCCTCGGCTACGTGCCCGACCGGTCCACCTCCGCGATCATCGACCGCATCCGGGCGCACGGCCACCCGGCGACGCCGGTCGAGCCGGAGCAGGTCGACGCGCGCCGCCACGCGGCCGTGCCGGTCGAGCCGGAGCAGGTGGAGGCGCTCCGCCACCCGGCGACGCCGGGCGAGCCGGAGCAGGTGGACGCGCGCGGTTCCCGGGCGTCGACGCCGGGCCGGCCGGCGTGA
- a CDS encoding glycosyltransferase family 2 protein: MNRPASPASGRVDRPLDPGTTDGFRRGRQLDVLIPTRNRPAELAVTLAGLAAQEGVAGFGVVVSDQSDGDPAYAHPAAATMVRALRHRGHPVLLTRRLPRRGLAEHRAYLLAASAARYVLCLDDDVWLEPGTLRRLVTAIGELGCGFVGNAVHGLSYADDVRPQTHRHYEEWAGRPVPERVRPGTPQWQRASIHSAANLLHVTAGLRLPAGAWRAYKVSWVGGCVLYDRAALVDSGGFDFWRRVQPNHQGEDVAAQLAVLERHGGAGVLPSGAYHLESPTTVTERDVEAWEVVLAESPERV, encoded by the coding sequence GTGAACCGACCGGCCTCCCCCGCCTCGGGTCGCGTCGACCGACCGCTCGACCCCGGCACGACCGACGGGTTCCGCCGCGGGCGGCAGCTCGACGTGCTGATCCCGACCCGCAACCGGCCCGCCGAGCTGGCGGTCACCCTCGCCGGGCTGGCCGCCCAGGAGGGCGTCGCCGGGTTCGGCGTGGTGGTCAGCGACCAGTCCGACGGGGACCCCGCGTACGCCCACCCGGCCGCCGCGACGATGGTGCGGGCGCTGCGCCACCGGGGCCACCCGGTGCTGCTGACCCGGCGGCTGCCGCGGCGGGGGCTGGCCGAGCACCGGGCGTACCTGCTGGCCGCCTCCGCCGCCCGGTACGTGCTCTGCCTCGACGACGACGTCTGGCTGGAGCCGGGCACCCTGCGCCGGCTGGTCACCGCGATCGGCGAGCTGGGCTGCGGCTTCGTCGGCAACGCGGTGCACGGGCTGTCGTACGCCGACGACGTCCGGCCGCAGACCCACCGGCACTACGAGGAGTGGGCGGGCCGGCCGGTGCCGGAGCGGGTCCGCCCCGGCACCCCGCAGTGGCAGCGGGCGTCGATCCACTCGGCGGCGAACCTGCTGCACGTCACCGCGGGGCTGCGCCTGCCGGCGGGGGCGTGGCGGGCGTACAAGGTCTCCTGGGTCGGCGGGTGCGTGCTGTACGACCGGGCGGCGCTGGTCGACTCGGGCGGCTTCGACTTCTGGCGGCGGGTACAGCCCAACCACCAGGGCGAGGACGTGGCCGCCCAGCTCGCGGTGCTGGAGCGCCACGGCGGCGCGGGCGTCCTGCCCAGCGGCGCCTACCACCTGGAGTCGCCGACCACGGTCACCGAGCGGGACGTCGAGGCGTGGGAGGTCGTGCTCGCCGAATCACCTGAGCGGGTGTAA
- a CDS encoding MDR family MFS transporter codes for MTTQESPVLHPRQLRLLMFGLMTGMLLAALDQTIVGAALPTIVGELGGIDHYSWVVTAYLLASTASTPLYGKMADLYGRRPVFLFSIGTFLLGSLLAGLSQDMTQLIVTRGVQGLGAGGLMTLAFTIISDVVSPRERGRYQGLFGAVFGIASVAGPLVGGYFAEANWRWIFYLNVPLAILAIVVCYHVMRLIPFQRREHAIDWLGAALLVAGVSCLLLALSWGGTSYAWGSAVIIGLFAAGAVLGGLFLLQEARVAEPILPLRLFRSRTFALANGAGFVLGLVMFGSIIFIPLYLQIVKGASPTRSGLLMLPMMAGIIVTSILTGRAMTRIGRYKWFPVAGSAVLLAGMLLFTRLAVDTSLWLAFGYLTVIGVGLGLSMQSLILAVQNSVGPRDLGAGTSSATFFRSLGGSFGVAILGAVLSSRLADQLAARMPAALAQLPPQQRAAVLAGGGADVSINDPATILALPGPVRAAIQAAFVESLHLVFLTTGLIAVVAVLVTLALPNEKLRGAGPRGATGGADPLGGKAPAPGGKPLAKESRDEAAAEMEAKSQTML; via the coding sequence ATGACCACGCAAGAAAGCCCGGTGTTGCACCCCCGGCAGCTACGCCTGCTCATGTTCGGCCTGATGACGGGCATGCTGCTCGCCGCGCTGGACCAGACCATCGTCGGCGCGGCGCTGCCCACCATCGTCGGCGAGCTGGGCGGGATCGACCACTACTCGTGGGTGGTCACCGCGTACCTGCTCGCCTCCACCGCCTCCACCCCGCTGTACGGCAAGATGGCCGACCTGTACGGCCGCCGGCCGGTGTTCCTCTTCTCCATCGGGACGTTCCTGCTCGGCTCGCTGCTCGCCGGGCTGTCGCAGGACATGACCCAGTTGATCGTGACCCGGGGCGTGCAGGGCCTCGGCGCGGGCGGCCTGATGACGCTCGCCTTCACGATCATCTCGGACGTGGTGTCGCCCCGGGAACGCGGTCGCTACCAGGGCCTGTTCGGGGCGGTGTTCGGCATCGCCTCGGTGGCCGGGCCGCTGGTCGGCGGCTACTTCGCCGAGGCCAACTGGCGGTGGATCTTCTACCTGAACGTGCCGCTGGCGATCCTGGCCATCGTGGTCTGCTACCACGTCATGCGGCTCATCCCGTTCCAGCGGCGGGAGCACGCGATCGACTGGCTCGGCGCGGCGCTGCTGGTCGCCGGGGTGAGCTGCCTGCTGCTCGCGTTGAGCTGGGGCGGCACCTCGTACGCCTGGGGCTCCGCCGTGATCATCGGGCTGTTCGCGGCCGGTGCGGTGCTGGGCGGGCTCTTCCTGCTCCAGGAGGCCCGGGTCGCCGAGCCGATCCTGCCGCTGCGGCTGTTCCGCAGCCGGACGTTCGCGCTGGCCAACGGGGCGGGTTTCGTCCTCGGCCTGGTGATGTTCGGGTCGATCATCTTCATCCCGCTGTATCTCCAGATCGTCAAGGGCGCCTCGCCGACCCGCAGCGGCCTGCTCATGCTGCCGATGATGGCCGGCATCATCGTCACCTCGATCCTCACCGGCCGGGCGATGACCCGGATCGGCCGGTACAAGTGGTTCCCCGTCGCCGGGTCGGCGGTGCTGCTCGCCGGCATGCTGCTGTTCACCCGCCTGGCCGTCGACACGTCGCTGTGGCTGGCGTTCGGCTACCTGACGGTCATCGGCGTCGGGCTGGGGCTGTCGATGCAGTCGCTGATCCTCGCCGTGCAGAACTCGGTGGGCCCCCGCGACCTCGGCGCGGGCACCTCCTCGGCGACGTTCTTCCGGTCGCTGGGCGGCTCGTTCGGGGTGGCGATCCTCGGTGCGGTGCTGTCGTCCCGGCTCGCCGACCAGCTCGCCGCCCGGATGCCGGCCGCGCTCGCGCAGCTCCCGCCGCAGCAGCGGGCGGCGGTGCTGGCCGGCGGCGGCGCGGACGTGTCGATCAACGACCCGGCGACGATCCTGGCCCTGCCCGGCCCGGTGCGCGCCGCCATCCAGGCCGCCTTCGTGGAGTCGCTGCACCTGGTCTTCCTCACCACCGGGCTGATCGCCGTCGTGGCGGTGCTGGTGACCCTGGCGCTGCCGAACGAGAAGCTGCGCGGGGCGGGGCCGCGCGGCGCGACGGGCGGGGCCGACCCGCTGGGCGGGAAGGCCCCCGCGCCGGGCGGCAAGCCGCTGGCGAAGGAGTCGCGCGACGAGGCCGCCGCCGAGATGGAGGCCAAGAGCCAGACGATGCTGTGA
- a CDS encoding NADPH:quinone reductase, with protein MRAIVYESNGDASVLRLVDRPVPEPGPGEVLVRVAVSGVNPTDWKARRATPPPAGWQIPGQDGAGVVEAVGAGVDRHLIGERVWLWEAAWQRPWGTAAEYTVVPVRQAVPLGDASFDVGAALGIPFLTAHRCLTAGETMPGRLHPGALADHTVLVQGGAGAVGNAAIQLARWADATVVATVSSAEKANLAAAAGASFVVNYREQDVVEEVRRIAPDGVHTIVEVSAARNAATDVQVLRAGGAVCVYADDGGGEVTLPIRPLMAPNARWQFVLVYTAPAAAKAQAVADVSAAAAQGGIRVGAEAGLPLHRHPLAATAAAHAAVEHSVVGKVLVTTTGEADAG; from the coding sequence ATGCGGGCGATCGTGTACGAGAGCAACGGCGACGCCTCGGTGCTGCGCCTGGTCGACCGGCCGGTGCCGGAGCCGGGGCCCGGCGAGGTGCTCGTCCGGGTGGCCGTCTCCGGGGTGAACCCGACCGACTGGAAGGCCCGCCGGGCCACGCCCCCGCCGGCGGGCTGGCAGATCCCCGGCCAGGACGGCGCCGGGGTGGTGGAGGCGGTCGGGGCGGGGGTCGACCGGCACCTGATCGGCGAGCGGGTGTGGCTCTGGGAGGCCGCCTGGCAACGCCCGTGGGGCACCGCCGCCGAGTACACGGTGGTGCCGGTCCGGCAGGCGGTGCCCCTCGGCGACGCCTCCTTCGACGTGGGGGCGGCCCTGGGCATCCCGTTCCTCACCGCGCACCGCTGCCTCACCGCCGGGGAGACGATGCCGGGCCGGCTGCACCCCGGGGCGCTCGCCGACCACACCGTGCTGGTGCAGGGCGGGGCGGGCGCGGTCGGCAACGCGGCGATCCAGCTCGCCCGCTGGGCCGACGCCACCGTCGTCGCCACCGTCAGCAGCGCGGAGAAGGCCAACCTCGCGGCGGCGGCCGGCGCGTCGTTCGTCGTGAACTACCGGGAGCAGGACGTCGTCGAGGAGGTCCGCAGGATCGCCCCGGACGGCGTGCACACGATCGTCGAGGTGTCGGCGGCGCGCAACGCGGCGACCGACGTGCAGGTGCTGCGTGCCGGCGGGGCGGTCTGTGTCTACGCCGACGACGGCGGGGGCGAGGTGACGCTGCCGATCCGGCCGCTGATGGCCCCCAACGCCCGCTGGCAGTTCGTGCTGGTCTACACCGCTCCGGCGGCGGCCAAGGCGCAGGCCGTCGCCGACGTGTCGGCGGCCGCCGCGCAGGGCGGCATCCGGGTGGGCGCGGAGGCCGGGCTGCCGCTGCACCGTCACCCGCTGGCCGCGACGGCGGCGGCCCACGCGGCGGTGGAGCACTCGGTGGTCGGCAAGGTGCTGGTCACGACGACCGGGGAGGCGGACGCCGGGTAG
- a CDS encoding fatty acid--CoA ligase, with the protein MRSTMMDAPLQVARILEHGATVHGAAEVVTWTGGEPRRMSYAEVGRAAARLAHALRDECGVTGDERVATFMWNNNEHLVAYFAVPSMGAVLHTLNLRLFPDQVAYIANHAQDRVVLVDSTLIPLLARVIGELATVRHVVVVGGGDPAPLVAAAGDRIAVHHWDALLAGKPEVFDWPEVDERDAAALCYTSGTTGNPKGVAYSHRSIYLHSLQICMPEGFGLGPTDRELAIVPMFHAMSWGLPYAAFLSGASLVMPDRFLQAAPIAAMIAAERPTLAGAVPTIWTDLLAHLDAHDVDTSSLKEVIVGGSACPPALMHAFDERHHVDVIHAWGMTEMSPLGSVARPPAGATGEDAWRYRYTQGRVPAGVAARIVGPLGEPLPADGASVGELEVRGPWVTARYVGDDAPDEEKFRDGWLRTGDVGTLSPDGYLTLTDRAKDVIKSGGEWISSVELENALMAHPAVLEACVVGVPDERWDERPLATVVVREGAEVTAEALRDFLAGSVARWQLPERWAFVEAVPKTSVGKFDKKVVRSRYAEGGLTVRELTTP; encoded by the coding sequence ATGCGTAGCACGATGATGGACGCCCCGCTCCAGGTCGCCCGGATCCTCGAACACGGCGCCACGGTGCACGGCGCCGCCGAGGTGGTCACCTGGACCGGCGGCGAGCCGCGGCGCATGTCGTACGCCGAGGTGGGGCGGGCGGCGGCCCGGCTGGCCCACGCGCTGCGCGACGAGTGCGGGGTGACCGGCGACGAGCGGGTCGCCACGTTCATGTGGAACAACAACGAGCACCTGGTGGCCTACTTCGCGGTGCCCAGCATGGGCGCGGTGCTGCACACGCTGAACCTGCGGCTCTTCCCCGACCAGGTCGCCTACATCGCCAACCACGCGCAGGACCGGGTGGTGCTTGTCGACTCGACGCTGATCCCGCTGCTGGCCCGGGTCATCGGCGAGCTGGCCACGGTGCGGCACGTGGTGGTCGTCGGCGGGGGCGACCCCGCCCCGCTGGTGGCGGCGGCGGGTGACCGGATCGCCGTACACCACTGGGACGCCCTGCTGGCCGGCAAGCCTGAGGTCTTCGACTGGCCGGAGGTCGACGAGCGCGACGCCGCCGCCCTCTGCTACACCTCCGGGACCACCGGCAACCCCAAGGGCGTGGCCTACTCGCACCGGTCGATCTACCTGCACTCGTTGCAGATCTGCATGCCGGAGGGGTTCGGCCTCGGGCCGACCGACCGGGAGCTGGCCATCGTGCCGATGTTCCACGCGATGTCCTGGGGGCTGCCGTACGCGGCGTTCCTCTCCGGCGCGTCGCTGGTCATGCCGGACCGGTTCCTCCAGGCCGCCCCCATCGCCGCGATGATCGCCGCCGAGCGGCCCACCCTGGCCGGCGCGGTGCCGACCATCTGGACCGACCTGCTGGCCCACCTCGACGCGCACGACGTGGACACCTCCTCGCTGAAGGAGGTCATCGTCGGCGGCTCGGCCTGCCCGCCCGCCCTCATGCACGCGTTCGACGAGCGGCACCACGTCGACGTGATCCACGCCTGGGGGATGACCGAGATGTCCCCGCTGGGCTCGGTGGCCCGGCCACCGGCGGGGGCGACCGGCGAGGACGCCTGGCGCTACCGCTACACGCAGGGCCGCGTCCCGGCCGGGGTGGCCGCGCGGATCGTGGGCCCGCTGGGCGAGCCGCTGCCCGCCGACGGGGCCTCCGTCGGGGAGCTGGAGGTCCGGGGGCCGTGGGTGACCGCCCGGTACGTCGGCGACGACGCCCCGGACGAGGAGAAGTTCCGCGACGGCTGGCTGCGCACGGGCGACGTCGGGACGCTGTCGCCCGACGGCTACCTCACCCTCACCGACCGGGCGAAGGACGTGATCAAGTCCGGCGGCGAGTGGATCTCCTCGGTCGAGCTGGAGAACGCCCTGATGGCCCACCCGGCGGTGCTGGAGGCCTGCGTGGTGGGCGTGCCGGACGAGCGCTGGGACGAGCGGCCCCTGGCCACGGTGGTGGTCCGCGAGGGCGCCGAGGTGACCGCCGAGGCGCTGCGCGACTTCCTGGCCGGCTCGGTGGCGCGCTGGCAGCTGCCGGAACGGTGGGCGTTCGTCGAGGCGGTGCCGAAGACCAGCGTCGGCAAGTTCGACAAGAAGGTCGTCCGGTCCCGGTACGCCGAGGGGGGCCTGACTGTCCGGGAGTTGACGACGCCGTAA
- a CDS encoding NUDIX domain-containing protein: MSISWADSYVGQLRALAGDRTLMFVGARAVVRDSAGRVLLIQRSDNGHWAMPAGAMELGESIADCAVREVREETGLRALRVGAFALYTGPDRITTNMFGHTYQLFTVAFRVEDWDGELVRVTDETTDAGFFHRDRFPAPLSASVTETLADLDVFEQANRLILK; the protein is encoded by the coding sequence GTGAGCATCTCCTGGGCCGACTCGTACGTGGGGCAGCTTCGCGCCCTCGCCGGTGACCGCACCCTGATGTTCGTCGGCGCTCGCGCGGTGGTCCGCGACAGCGCCGGCCGGGTGCTGCTGATCCAACGCTCCGACAACGGCCACTGGGCCATGCCGGCCGGCGCGATGGAGCTGGGCGAGTCGATCGCCGACTGCGCGGTACGCGAGGTGCGCGAGGAGACGGGGCTGCGCGCCCTGCGGGTGGGGGCGTTCGCCCTCTACACCGGACCGGACCGGATCACCACCAACATGTTCGGCCACACCTACCAGCTCTTCACCGTCGCCTTCCGCGTCGAGGACTGGGACGGCGAGCTGGTCCGGGTCACCGACGAGACCACCGACGCCGGCTTCTTCCACCGCGACCGGTTCCCCGCCCCGCTGTCGGCCTCCGTCACCGAGACCCTCGCCGACCTGGACGTCTTCGAGCAGGCCAACCGCCTCATCCTCAAGTAG
- a CDS encoding HAD family hydrolase, translating to MADAVVFDLDGVIVDSEPVWEEVRRAYVATHGGTWQPDTQRRLMGMSTGEWARYLSGELGVDRTAEQVAVEVVDEMARRYAERVPVIDGADEVVRRLAARWPLGLASSSPTRLIAAALAATGLTEAFGATLSTEETERGKPAPDVYLEVARRLGVDPARCVAVEDSSNGVRSAAAAGMRVVAVPHGAYPLDPDAEALAAVVLPAVGDLTPEVVAGLG from the coding sequence GTGGCGGATGCGGTGGTCTTCGACCTGGACGGCGTGATCGTGGACTCCGAGCCGGTCTGGGAGGAGGTGCGCCGGGCGTACGTGGCGACGCACGGCGGCACCTGGCAGCCCGACACCCAGCGGCGGCTGATGGGGATGAGCACGGGCGAGTGGGCCCGCTACCTCAGCGGCGAGCTGGGCGTCGACCGGACGGCCGAGCAGGTGGCCGTCGAGGTGGTCGACGAGATGGCCCGGCGGTACGCCGAGCGCGTCCCGGTGATCGACGGGGCCGACGAGGTGGTGCGCCGGCTGGCGGCGCGGTGGCCGTTGGGGCTGGCCAGCTCCTCGCCGACGCGGCTGATCGCGGCGGCGCTGGCGGCGACGGGCCTGACGGAGGCGTTCGGCGCGACCCTGTCGACGGAGGAGACCGAGCGGGGCAAGCCGGCCCCGGACGTCTACCTGGAGGTGGCCCGGCGGCTCGGCGTCGATCCGGCGCGCTGCGTGGCGGTGGAGGACTCCTCGAACGGGGTGCGGTCGGCCGCCGCGGCGGGGATGCGGGTGGTGGCGGTGCCGCACGGGGCGTACCCGTTGGATCCGGACGCCGAGGCGCTCGCAGCCGTGGTGCTGCCGGCGGTGGGTGACCTGACGCCGGAGGTCGTCGCCGGCCTCGGCTGA
- a CDS encoding type 1 glutamine amidotransferase domain-containing protein: protein MAATTLHGRRIAFLATDGVEEVEYTRPREAVENAGATAELVSLKPGKIQAFDHLDHGGTYDVEATVADADADRYDGLVLPGGVANPDFLRTDPDAVRFVRAFFDAGKPVGVICHGPWTLVEADVVRGRRITSWPSLRTDLTNAGATWVDEPVVTDDGLVSSRKPDDLPAFCAKIVEEFAEGRH from the coding sequence ATGGCAGCGACGACACTGCACGGCAGGCGGATCGCCTTCCTCGCCACCGACGGCGTGGAGGAGGTCGAGTACACCCGACCACGCGAGGCGGTCGAGAACGCCGGGGCGACGGCCGAGCTGGTCTCGCTCAAGCCGGGCAAGATCCAGGCATTCGACCATCTGGACCACGGCGGGACGTACGACGTGGAGGCGACCGTGGCCGACGCGGACGCCGACCGGTACGACGGCCTGGTGCTGCCCGGCGGGGTGGCGAACCCGGACTTCCTGCGCACCGACCCGGACGCGGTCCGGTTCGTGCGGGCGTTCTTCGACGCGGGCAAGCCGGTCGGGGTGATCTGCCACGGCCCGTGGACGCTGGTCGAGGCGGACGTGGTGCGGGGCCGCCGGATCACCTCGTGGCCGAGCCTGCGCACCGACCTGACGAACGCGGGCGCGACCTGGGTCGACGAGCCGGTCGTCACGGACGACGGGCTGGTCAGCAGCCGCAAGCCGGACGACCTGCCGGCCTTCTGCGCCAAGATCGTCGAGGAGTTCGCCGAGGGCCGGCACTGA
- a CDS encoding glutathione-independent formaldehyde dehydrogenase: MRAVVYQGPHEVAVNEVPDPRIEAPNDVIVRITTTAICGSDLHMYEGRTLAEPGIVFGHENMGVVEEVGPGVVHIRKGDRVSMPFNVACGFCRNCREGKTGFCLTVNPGFAGGAYGYVAMGPYRGGQAEYLRVPFADFNCLRLPPGTEHENDFAMLADIFPTGYHGVAMTGLRPGENITVMGGGPVGLMAAYSALLMGAAEVFLVDKVPDRLRLAESIGAIPVDFTAGDPVEQIREQTDGVGTDRGVDAVGYQASGAGGEEHPAAVLNSLVEVVRPTGSLGVVGLYLAHDPGAPDERAGRGELVFKVGKFFEKGLRMGTGQANVKSYNEYLRNMIMAGRAKPSFVVSKELPLADAPEAYQRFDKREAGYSKVVLKPAA, encoded by the coding sequence ATGAGGGCTGTGGTGTACCAGGGGCCGCACGAGGTGGCGGTGAACGAGGTCCCCGATCCGCGGATCGAGGCGCCGAACGACGTGATCGTCAGGATCACCACGACCGCGATCTGCGGCTCGGACCTGCACATGTACGAGGGCCGCACGCTGGCCGAGCCGGGCATCGTCTTCGGCCACGAGAACATGGGCGTGGTGGAGGAGGTCGGGCCCGGGGTCGTGCACATCCGCAAGGGCGACCGGGTCTCGATGCCGTTCAACGTGGCGTGCGGGTTCTGCCGCAACTGCCGGGAGGGGAAGACGGGGTTCTGCCTCACGGTGAACCCGGGCTTCGCCGGGGGCGCGTACGGCTACGTCGCGATGGGGCCGTACCGGGGCGGGCAGGCCGAGTACCTGCGGGTGCCGTTCGCCGACTTCAACTGCCTGCGGCTGCCGCCCGGCACGGAGCACGAGAACGACTTCGCGATGCTTGCCGACATCTTCCCGACCGGGTATCACGGGGTGGCGATGACCGGGCTGCGCCCCGGCGAGAACATCACCGTGATGGGCGGCGGGCCGGTGGGGCTGATGGCCGCGTACTCGGCGCTGCTGATGGGCGCGGCCGAGGTGTTCCTGGTGGACAAGGTCCCCGACCGGCTGCGGCTGGCCGAGTCGATCGGCGCGATCCCGGTCGACTTCACCGCCGGCGACCCCGTGGAGCAGATCCGCGAGCAGACCGACGGGGTCGGCACCGACCGGGGAGTGGACGCGGTGGGCTACCAGGCGTCCGGGGCGGGCGGCGAGGAGCACCCGGCGGCGGTGCTGAACAGCCTCGTGGAGGTCGTCCGGCCGACCGGGTCGCTCGGGGTGGTCGGGCTGTACCTGGCGCACGACCCGGGCGCGCCGGACGAGCGGGCGGGCCGGGGCGAACTGGTGTTCAAGGTCGGCAAGTTCTTCGAGAAGGGCCTGCGGATGGGGACGGGGCAGGCCAACGTGAAGTCGTACAACGAGTACCTGCGGAACATGATCATGGCGGGGCGGGCGAAGCCGAGCTTCGTGGTGAGCAAGGAGCTGCCGCTGGCCGACGCGCCGGAGGCGTACCAGCGCTTCGACAAGCGGGAGGCCGGCTACTCGAAGGTGGTGCTGAAGCCGGCCGCATAG